cgtgaatcaaataatgtgtttcgttcatttttgaaggttaaactttcaagtttttatattcacaagtttgcattttctttgctgacaataaaacggacacaactttacattttgttgacagtgtttatcttggaaatacccgttctataaatagtgttagaccTGATCAGTTGAGAAAAGTTGATCCggcaaaattttattgatgcaggtatcaaagaaatttttcaaccaatcagaagcgccgatatctcatcaaacgaataaatattaaatgattactGAATGaagttaatacattttctaaagtaaataaaagtttgcaaaaaaagcaaaatatttccTCCAGAGTAGATTGAAATTGATAACAGCTTTAAAACCTTTACAATAACTAGAAAGTTGATGTTACAtcataaaggactatatatggtttgagcctaaaatggcccccttaaatgaacattgtcactttactgtaattctttgttttatttgaacaaatatacatttgaagttttttcataatattatttttgattttagtgcccacaatttaaaaatatggcatcataaagtttaccttatcccgccattttcgcatttttagcataaaacgacttgttttgaagcagtttttctttaaggaaatattgagcgactgcttgaacaaacaaaatattttcaccaaagatttATCTCTTCAGTACTTatttaagtgacaaaaagttcgttcttgttcaaagagtcgctctatatttccgattcgaaaaaagatacgaaaaatgtcaatttttgactgatttgattgaattttaagaatagcgtcacttctgacgtcatatactgccagtgagtgcatataaatcaaataaattggtgaaaaacatattttatgtcacttcctttataaaattacacaaCAAATGAATGTACCCGAATCACTTTAAAATTAGCGAATTATgagggccaaatttgactaatatcatataattatagTTCTTTGAAATGTTGAATTGatattaaacttgttaaaactgAACATTTCACTAACTTTATGATCGATACAACGACATTGTTTTCAAACGCAGTCTTTCCTTAGGGACGTGTTTTTATAAACACGTTCAGCCATAACGTAAAGAGATGAACTGACAACGGGTTTCTCCTCCCAATCATTACAATGAATACACTCCAGACAGGaaatacttttttctcaaacaatGTCCTCGAAGACCCAGGTGCGAGCTTACTTGGTactgatttaatttgtttacatgaatCATATTTACGATGATTCAGCTCTCATCATTATTTTCAGTCCTCACGTGCTTGCTTCTCGTGTTGATAAGAAATATGATTTCTTTCGTTTGAGGGACGAATTagacagaaatcaatttctacttggtataataatgaattaattatccggatatataaggttttcattCGAATACCTGTTTGTGTCACCTGGTTCTTAAGAACCGGTTTATTAGCAAGGCTATATAAAGAATTGCCCAGGTGTTAAATACCAGTTTAGGACGACACGTACAgcggaaagtttaaattttcagaactGTTTCATTAAATAGATAAATCATGTGATCCAACTTTATGCCATAATTATGTGTGTGTACATTTAATATGCCAAATATTAAATAGCTGCAGCGTGTCGTTGCTAATTCCACACAATGTGTTGTTATTTACTAGTATCATAGTTTTCAGCTttcatttggaaagtaatgaatggaTTTAAAGGAGAATGTGTTGGCGGCATTGCTGTTCCGCTCCTGATAGTTAGTTTTAAACTCCAAATTGTTTAAGAGTAAGAAGCAGTGGGGAAAATAGCGGTGTCTTGTAATTTTTGAATTCATCGGGTGGCAgttaatacaaaatttaaacataacagtttcaacaaagaaatcaacgcaaaaacatatatatatatatatatatatatatatatatatatatatatatatatatatatatgatattagtcaaatttggcccacATAGTttgcctttttaaaaaagtgtttcaggtacatcaatttgttgtgttatttctTGGAAGAGTtgacaaaaattatgtttttcacctatttattttgatttaatgaacttactggcagtatatgacgtaaTAAGTGacactatttttataattaaatcaaaatttgagttgacaaaaaatatgttcttcaatttaatttaattaatttatatgcaCTTACTGGTAGTATATGACGTAATAAGTGACACTAGTTTActaatcaaataaaaatcaatcaaaaattaatttatttttttttatctatttggGAAATATCGAGCGACTCTTTGAGCAaggaaggattttttttcacttataaGTACTCGATAGAATCATTTTGTTCAAACATTCGCTCaatgttttcttaaagaaaatctctttgaaaacaagccgttttatgctaaaaatgcgaaAATTGCGGGTAAGGGTAAACTTaatttatgtcatatttttaaattgtgggcactcaaatcgaaatgaaaattatgaaaaatcttCAAACGTACATCTGtacatataaaacaaagaattacagtaaaatgatgttgTTCATTTAatggggccattttaggcccaaaccatatatagaaataattgccaaaaaaaattccttatttttttgtCTTAGCATTTTATCTACGTCAGTTATAACTACTTTATCCGATTCTcaactttttaaatatcttgATATTTTCTCAACAATTTGTTGAGATATAAATATTCATAGATACACTAACATTATTAACTAAGTTAATCAGGTGAATAAATTAACACACGTTGATTAAAAACGTTACCCGACATTAATATGTAACAAAGATTATAGCTGCTTGGgccaattttatatcaaattttatgaaagCATTTAAACGATAGTTATGCTAAATATGtggataataaaaaaatatttcagtatttttttcagatttttaaatcttcaaaataagtctgttgctgcgcagttcgacagtcTGTTTTAAGTGATTGCATTGTCCTGTTATtatatgcatacttttcaaacaaaatgacatgtaggacttcGTATTTATTCCTTTtgtatcttttggcaacagttttggccggtttcgggcagaaacaagccagttcaaaaaatgtttacattcttatcctcaaaaaTACGATATGGCCGCACATTCACCTTAAATGAATTTCGAAATGCTGTTCTTGCATCCATCGAGGAGGTCTAGTGTAAAAGATGGTCTCAAGCcgacaaaaatataattaaagttattttattttcaatgcattCAATAAATGTTGTACAATTAGAAAATCGTATAAATCTGAAAAATCTAAAtacataaacatatatatacatgttgtgTGAAAAGATCATTATGGCGGTAAAGAAGatgataatgatttttataacatacacaTAAAGATAAGTACTTTTGAAGCAAATCAGTGAATTTTAATACCCTTTTCTATATCACATGTATCAGCCctagactccaatatcagcccgagggccaAAGGATGATATTGGTTGAGGGCtgatacaggctgtgatatggaaaaaggaaaGGGCATCTATTACCATACTTACTTACATACTtagtaaatgaattaaaaaaaacccatcaacttgaacaaattgattttaaaagttaacTGCTCCAAAACATTTGATAGCATTTAGAGTTTTCAACTGAACTTAAAAATGTCAACTGTAAcagatgtttattttttgtctgtaaaCATGCACAAATGCCAACACGAAAAAAGAAGTCAGATGACTTCTGCAAGGGGTGTGATAGAGATCCGAGTTGCGTGATGTTATCTGTCTTACATATGCCTAAAActtgtatttattactaagtatgcaATAAAATACCCAATGCATGGTTGTACAAATGATGATATGAGGTGCACGTTTTCATTTATGAAGTTGGATTACTTCTCTTGTTATAACGACAAAGGAATGATTTGAGTATACCATAACGCATTCAATATGGAAGAAATACAGACATTCAACAATTGTACCAACCTGACCATTTAGAACTTCCTTCTGAAATGCCACCAACATTATATTAAATCAACTGTTTGTCATACTTGAAAAATCAAACACTTCCACACTTCAACATTACAATGGATCCGAACCTTTTTGATCCTGGATTTTGTATTATTGATGCAGCATTCTCATATATTTCGGAAAGGTTAACCTTACAGTAAATTAAACTTAACAATACCTATGcataatttgtttgcaaaacaATGAATAGAAACAATCAGGAGGAAAACCGTTTGCATTATTAATACTAGCATGCGTTTTCCAACAAGCGATCAAGAGAACAATAAACGGTGAGCTGTGACGGATAAAATCTATAACTATAATGTAAGAATGAAGCAAAGAAGTGACTTTTGCCAATATTAAGAGtgggacggggggggggggtgtgaagTAGATTAGTGTAAGAATGCAATACGTTCTAGAATGCTGGTTTTACACAGAATCAACACAAAGTAATCATGGGAATCCAGTACATCATCCTTGACCTAAATTTTACATCTTTGTTTGATCGGCAAGCTTATCACACTAtccaaaatattatatattttctctATTTCGCTTTATATTATTGTCTATAAATGGACATAGCGACATGTGTAAATGAACTAGATGCTAGTACTATACAAGatgtaaaaaaattcaaaatacaatacatCCAGGTAcatacaatatatgtatattcagAATTCAGAAAATGGAAAAAGAGAGTTTGAATACATACTCTGGTATTTGGAAACTGTTTTGAAAGATCTGTGAGGTGACAacaagtttgtttaaacaaataaaaattaatcctTGCCTACTACATATCGCTGTACCAAGTAATATGTCCAGAAAACAACGTTGAATAACAGAAAACTGACCGGGAACCCGACACGAGCCACCTTGTCCACCTGCCGAGCTCTCTGTAGGAAGTCGATTTCTCTCCTGTCCGGTACCCCATTAGAGGGTAGCATAGGACCCTTTTCTCGCATTGATGGTTGATTCTAGACAAAGATTGAAAATGTTTCTTAAATCTAATAAGGAAAAATAAATCTGAGGATTTcacaactgaaaaaaaatcctttaattacaacttttgaaaaacatattATTCAAAAAGTAATAACGTATTATTCAAGGCAatgtttcaaaatgtaaataaaagagtATTACTAGTCTTGTTTACGGCCAGAACTGAATAAGCTAATCTACAAACATAAATGTTTGGAAATATTTGGTTGCAGGAGAGTGTGACATGATAGAGATCATTTGTTCAAAACAAAGTACCTTCATAGAGGTATATTTGACGTGTCTTCGTGTCTGCACGTTGATGTAAGCATATTCTAGTAAGGCAGCAAACACAAACACTAATCCCATTGACATCCACACATCTATAGCTTTGATGTATGAAACACGTGGTAGGGAATTTCTAATACCGGAACTCTGTGTTGTCATGGTGAGTACACACAAAACTCCTAACGAGATTCTGGCGGGAACTGCATCCACATGAATCCAAAAGGATATCCAAGAGAGTATGACTATAAGTATGCTTGGCACAAAAATCTGGGCCAAATAGTACCCTAAATTTCGTCGGAAGAAGAGTTTGGCTTGAAGACATGCAAATTCGTTGTctgaaatacaatgtataaatatgttatgaaataatagagataaatgtattaaatctctACCCTTATTCAATGGTTACAATtccatattttgtatttaaaaagaatatttctcTGAAAATATTCATGGATTTgatcaatcatttttttcatcagatggaatcttttaattcatatcaatattttctGTGCATAGATGATACCGCTCAAAAACGGACAGGGAAAAAGAACAATAGACAGAAACAATTATTGAGTCAAAGAAACAACATCCTGGGGATGTAAAGTTGAATAAAGAAAATACCCAGAATTTTACAACCATATCTAAAAATAGGGATATGTTAATACAGTTAGGAGTACTTTATGGACAAAGACTTAAGTCGGTAAAATGAAGGCAAAATATCTAGACTATCACCAGAGaacttaaaattattatattttttttttaatttcataaccAAAAGAGCCGCTGAATCAGAGCTTGATATCTAGAATTCTTTATGGTGATTTCCAAGACAAGGATGAAATAGCTACCACGTATCGATCCTGCTCTGGCAATATACCCAGCTGTTTGTGGCTGTAAAAAATAACTTACTTGGTCCAAACGAGGTGGTCTTTTCACAGGAACCCGTATGTATTTGTTTATAGAAGTAGAACTGAGGGGTCTCCTGTTCGTCGTTTTTGTCAGCGTTCATCAAAATCACCGGATCTCTCTTGTGCCAATGAAAGACCACATTCTCTATGCTGTACGCATCTGCAAGAATATTTCGTTGTGAGCATACGCCAAAAACTTAATCCTTTAATTAGTGAaaggaaaataatgaaattttgtagAGAGCTTCTTGGTTTTCAAATCAACAAGGAACTTTTTTCATGACCAATAAATTAATGCAAAAGggcttttatttttatgaagcCTGCGGTTTATTATGAACTTGACAATCACGCCTTCTCATTGGGTTTCAGCACTTATGACCTGCCAACCCCAAAACCAATTACGGAGTGAAAGAATAGTATGTGGAAACCAAAATACTGCAAACAACTAGGCCACTTCTAGTACTAGTTCTCATTAAGAAATGTGGTAAAATCCCAGCAGAAACACCCAAACAATGCTGAGACGAATTCATTAGATGTACAATTCCAATGCAATTCGTATATACGGTTTGTAGGGCAAACTGTCTCTTTGTACACATTGTTTGGAGCTTTGTAATAAAATAGAACTGCCCTCAGGGACTAAACTGACTTCTAAAAATATCTATCAAAGTTGTCATTCTGTCGAAACCTTTTGCATTTCGCCCTCATTGTCAGTGATCAAGTTTACTTGCGCTTCCATGTAATGTTTAAACAGTGAAAGCTAATTTTCATCGAAGCAATTATTCAGGAAAAACCCCCACCAAAAATATGCCTGAAGAATTAATcttaaatctgaaaaattaCAAAGTTAAATGTGTGATTCGCTTTGAGACCTAAATTATCATTGGTGCATACTTTCATTTACAACAGAAAAAGTTGAATGGAAGGAGCTACTTTCTCCAATTAGCTTTGTTTTCGTTATGTATGTAAAGTGTTATTCTTTATTCGAAATTGCAGACCGATTCAAATATAACTgacatttttcaaattgatatgccctggggagataactcttttattaaaacatgaCTAATCTTTCgaatgcatataattttaaagatttggaattaaaatcttttaatttacattaaGTCCTCCATTTCACGAGTGGTATTAATGAAATCAATTAACGAACAGATTTTACacacatttcattgttttgagTCATAGTACAGTTCAAAGTATTGTTACAACGTTTACAAGGCCCTTCCGAACAACAGGGAGATATAAATTATCTTTACTGTTCAAATCCTACCAAGAATCAATATCGAAAGGAATGACCATTTATCTAAGGAAACTGTCTTTGCTTCTTCTTTGGTGACTACTTAATGGTGGGATATAACACCTCTAAGGGGGTTTTCTCTTACGAATCTGTCGGCGATCAATACTCACAGCTCTCCAAGAAAATGGTGCACTCCTGGTCATCCAGCGGAAAGTTGTGAAGTTTCATCGTACATGTCAGAGTCATCGACAGCCTGGCCGAGAATATAGGAGAAGAGAAACGGGTTTAAAATTAAGTTACAGAGTTCACGTCAAGGGTTTATTCGTTCCTAATTAATGACAACTTGGTATAAATCTAATTTCTGCAGAGATTTACAGAGAATATATCATTTCATTGGTGTTCTTTACTAAATTACCACTCAGTCTCTAGAAGATcaacatcattttttatattcaagaGACAACTCTCGATCAATTGTTTGCATGAAGCCGagttttcttttacaaatcATCATTATTTTAGTTTGAAACAATTTTCGTACTAGGTAATGTAAATCGATTCTCAGATTATCTAAAGGCacaattttgttgaaaaaaaacctatcaaaatgtatgtataaatatttgatttaaattgtgttttaatgTGAAAATGTTACGAATTTCATCGAAATAAGGTGATGGAATtatgaaaatgcaaaaaatcatCACATTATAAACAAAGGTGGTAGTTTAAAACTTTCCAAATTCCAATTATCTTGAGCATAAAAGcatgtttggggttttttttttaccaagacGGTTGTTAAGTAATGCAATATATGCATtgtacattttgtaaaatgcagttAGCTTTTGAATTGCAAATAACAAACTTGCAAAGGtgttctaaaaaccgattgcctaaaatatatgaaaaggCCAGTTACGCTTAAAATGTagttaaagaatattttaattgatGCTGAGGGTATTTATTGCAAGAATCATTTTAATACCCTACGTGATTTGTTTAGCATTTTCAGTACCTGATGGCTTAATGTGAATTATCTAAAAATGCCTTTGCTAGAATattgcatttgaaattttttgaatatGTAGACGTGCAGAAACCAACAATTATCGAATTAAATATCCTTTTATAAAGAGGTTGATATGTAAGTCATTACTGTTTTTTGacttttaacaaacaaattgtTTCAAGAATGGatattgtgttgtttttatCCAACAATTGTGGATTGATAACCTTATTTTACCAGGCAATTTGTCTCTAATTACATCACTAAAGGATATAATGTCTCAATTTGAGAAAATGCACTTTTAAGAAACTGCACTTTCGAAAAATTGCTTTTAACTGTTTTGAaatttgtctaaatttttgaaacattttattgagtACCTCAAAACTGTATCAACTTTTTGGGCGAAATATATACaagaaatatatatcttaaaatatctaatatcttaaaatatatttgtttaaaatatggaaataaaaatagccattatATTAGATTGCTCCTTCAATTTGCTTAAGATATGGTATGATTACAAGATAAGTAATATTATATACAGTttgaatgtaaataatatttaactattttgatgaagaaatgttttattacaactacaacaaatattaaaatatgtagaaaggaaatattttgggaataataattattaaactTGCGATAATTTTCACTATGAATATAAGGTTGTGTCTTCAGAactattaacaaaatatataaatagtatGTACAAAAGTAACCTTATTGATGaccaaattatttaaatttgatttttttctttacgaTTTCTTAGCTTCAAAATCGCATCTTGCTAACTTCATGAACCTTTAATAATATACTTTCAATTTCAGGTCATGATTGTGCTACGTAAAAAAGAGCTTCAAAACTCGATCCCTGCTTATCACTCACTGCAGTCTACAGCGAGGGGTTTTCACTTTATCAGTACCTGTGCTCATGAATTATTAATTATCTTTGTTCTTTAGCAAAACACTATTTGACTGGTCTTTATCGACTTAATACTGTAGTGGAGTGCACTTGAACCCAATCAGCAAGAATCTGGATCCAGTGTCCCCAGAGAAAACAAACTTCAATTCATTTGCAAAAAAGTCTGATATTGATCGCCAACATGCAATGGATTTATTTACATACGTTTAAAAGGGTTGATACTCGAgataatatattcaaataaagacaaataagatatattCTACAACAGCTTTAGTATAAATACACACGTTGATAACACATCAATATAGACCTGTAGGGAGCCGCCTGGTTCTAGTACATGTGGATCAACACCTGTCTACACCTGATGACGTAACCACTCACCTTATACTGTAAAAGACGGTCCCGTTCTGGTAAATGTGGAGCAGTTTGTTGTTTACAGTGACTGTGTGGAAGGTCGCCTGCTTCTCGTTGGGGAAGTAAGTGTCTGGGACCCAGACGTTTTCTATCATCTTCTGGTCCAGCTCCAAGTTTGGAAAGTCGCTGTATTTGGTGTAATTCAGACGCGGATCCACCCATTGTTGGTAAAGAAAAAGATTCAGGGAAAAGTCCTTGGAAAAaatacagtatatgtattgtcttttttatttcacatacaattttttaaaggggcatggtcacgattttggtccaactcatttttcttttttattgttaaaaattctttagaaatgcatttttaatgatcaaccaaaatgtAAGTGTCCGTCGTAGAGTattagcaagatacagaactcacaattcttcgtcgcGTAAACAAGACTTGTGTCCTGTATTTGtttacagtgattcaatatacAGGTAAACGTTCCATATACTCTGATTTCTTTCGTTTCTAATTCGCTTCAAGCATAGACAAATACCTCCTACAGTTTATCACATTCaatttaggtctaaaattgaaattttcactttcacattcaaaacataaacaaaaatatgacaaacataaaaatttgatatatgaACTGAAATTCTAATtgaatatcaaatattcatGAAGTATTCTAGACAATAAAAACTGGAAAAAATTGATCTAAATCGTGACATGCCCGTTTAAAACCTAGTAGAACAATGTTGTTCTAACAAGAAAACACTTCTAGTAActattctaaaaatatattcgATACAAATGGAATATGTCTTTGGCTAAGTGAATTTATTTGAAtaagttatttttatatatatggcCCTATCGCAAGGTCTTTATGGAAAAAAAGATTTGTATGTAAAGTTTTACCATTGAGATTTCATTGATGGAGTCGATACTTATAATTGATAAGTTAATGGTTACGTTGGTGGCTCTGTctgtaaatgaatataaaagtCAGATATTAGTTTCAAGGAATGATATCACAACACTGCTAACATATAACATAACAAAGCACagctgtaattttttaaacacgAAATAATGTTGCAATGTTGACTACATCAAAATATTGTGACGATGTTATTGATCTTTTATAAATGTAGATATTTTCTCGAAAACATTTCATCGTGTAGCTAAAGTATGCTAATTGTATGAGTGTTTCATGATTGAGAGATGCCTTTTTAATTTGGCCTTTTTAGTAGTGTGACAATAAACTTGATTTAATACTTAGCCTAAATATTGCTAATGTAAGTCACATTTACTATTTTGCAACCCCTTGTAATTCCAACATAAAAGGTTTAATACAGATTTTTAATCTTGCATTTCGATTCAATCGTAACAGTTCTCATTCATTATTCTTCTCATGACATATATCTGAAATTAACGGTTCGATCGGAATAACCTAGCCGTGCGCGACTGAGACTCTCTTGTTTAGCGAGTTCCGTGTTGTGTGAAATGTATTCATCAATCACATAAGTTCTTATAGAAAAGCCAGATACCTTCTCGAAGCAGATTTCATTACTCTAGAGGGAATCATAAAGCACCACTAAAATACCATCTTACAATATCAATCCATTCTATTTTATTTCGCTGGTTGTTTACTACGATAAGCGCAAAATCAATGTCTGGGTTGTGCAATAAGGTTAAGACAGGTCCATGCGTCTTAAGATCATCAAATAAACTTATGCCTTCATTCTAATTAAAGATTTCAACATACAAATAAGGTTTATACCTAAAATTTCCAGTCTTAAGCCAGGAATTTATACGTAAATTGTATCATAAGAATACACAAAGTAAAATGTCAATGCACAAAGTACGCTTTATCCTTGCATGCGTATGTTTCGTAACTCAAACGACCTACGGTAGCATCCTATTGAAGTTTATATACACATCTTATGTCTTAATGTTGTTTGTCCCAAGGAACACCTACCTTCTTCATAATTAGGAGCTATTCGGTTGTCGTAGGAGTTGTTGTTTAGAAGAGTCTGCAAGACATCTCTTCTGCAATACAAACATAATTTCTTTTAGTGACTATTGTATCGACAAGAAACAACAGTTATATCGGTTTATAATCTAGAGGGTGTTTTTTGAAGACAATAGTACAGTACAATAACATGCACGTGTGGGAGATTAAGTAATTAACCAGTACAGTAATGGCACCTGCGTACAGTTGCCTAATTGTCTTACAATACTGGCCCACATATGTGTCACATCAATTATACAAACAGATGTATTGGAGGGGAGCTGCATTTCATAAGCGTGGAAGTCCTGAATCTCCCGGGTAAAGGAATCAC
The nucleotide sequence above comes from Magallana gigas chromosome 2, xbMagGiga1.1, whole genome shotgun sequence. Encoded proteins:
- the LOC105327475 gene encoding glycine receptor subunit alpha-2, yielding MYTQGTTSVCTILICLTAVPEVYCEMARRDVLQTLLNNNSYDNRIAPNYEEDRATNVTINLSIISIDSINEISMDFSLNLFLYQQWVDPRLNYTKYSDFPNLELDQKMIENVWVPDTYFPNEKQATFHTVTVNNKLLHIYQNGTVFYSIRLSMTLTCTMKLHNFPLDDQECTIFLESYAYSIENVVFHWHKRDPVILMNADKNDEQETPQFYFYKQIHTGSCEKTTSFGPNNEFACLQAKLFFRRNLGYYLAQIFVPSILIVILSWISFWIHVDAVPARISLGVLCVLTMTTQSSGIRNSLPRVSYIKAIDVWMSMGLVFVFAALLEYAYINVQTRRHVKYTSMKNQPSMREKGPMLPSNGVPDRREIDFLQRARQVDKVARVGFPVSFLLFNVVFWTYYLVQRYVVGKD